One region of Acomys russatus chromosome 8, mAcoRus1.1, whole genome shotgun sequence genomic DNA includes:
- the Tssk1b gene encoding testis-specific serine/threonine-protein kinase 1, with translation MDDAAVLKRRGYIMGINLGEGSYAKVKSAYSERLKFNVAVKIIDRKKAPADFLEKFLPREIEILAMLNHRSIVKTYEIFETSDGKVYIVMELGVQGDLLEFIKTRGALQEDDARKKFHQLSSAIKYCHDLDVVHRDLKCENLLLDKDFNIKLSDFGFSKRCLRDDSGRLILSKTFCGSAAYAAPEVLQGIPYQPKVYDIWSLGVILYIMVCGSMPYDDSNIKKMLRIQKEHRVNFPRSKHLTGECKDLIYRMLQPDVNRRLHIDEILNHCWVQPKARGLSSGAINKEGESSRATEPPWTSEPGPDKKSATKLESREEAQPEDQPETKPQEDNVQVSRHSETLGLSSEVNRDTEEGHPQQPQETHT, from the coding sequence ATGGATGACGCTGCCGTCCTCAAGCGACGAGGCTACATCATGGGGATAAACTTGGGAGAGGGCTCTTACGCCAAAGTCAAATCGGCTTACTCTGAGCGCCTGAAGTTCAACGTGGCGGTCAAAATCATCGACCGCAAGAAAGCCCCCGCGGACTTCCTGGAGAAGTTTCTTCCCCGGGAGATTGAGATTCTGGCCATGCTAAACCACCGCTCTATCGTCAAGACCTATGAGATCTTTGAGACATCGGATGGTAAGGTCTACATTGTCATGGAACTTGGGGTCCAGGGCGACCTCCTTGAATTCATCAAAACCAGAGGAGCCCTGCAAGAGGATGACGCTAGAAAGAAGTTCCACCAGCTCTCCTCGGCCATCAAGTACTGCCATGATCTGGATGTCGTCCACCGAGACCTCAAGTGCGAGAACCTTCTGCTCGACAAGGACTTCAACATCAAGCTGTCTGACTTCGGCTTCTCCAAGCGCTGCCTGCGGGACGATAGTGGTCGGCTGATATTAAGCAAGACCTTCTGTGGGTCAGCAGCTTACGCGGCCCCCGAGGTGCTGCAGGGCATCCCCTACCAGCCCAAGGTGTATGACATCTGGAGCCTGGGCGTGATCCTCTACATCATGGTCTGTGGCTCCATGCCCTACGATGACTCCAATATCAAAAAGATGCTGCGCATCCAGAAGGAGCACCGTGTCAACTTCCCACGCTCCAAACACCTGACCGGTGAGTGCAAGGACCTCATCTACCGGATGCTACAGCCAGATGTCAACCGACGACTGCACATCGATGAGATCCTCAACCACTGCTGGGTGCAGCCCAAGGCACGAGGTCTGTCCTCTGGAGCCATCAACAAGGAGGGGGAGAGCTCCCGGGCCACTGAGCCCCCATGGACCTCTGAACCTGGGCCTGATAAAAAGTCTGCCACCAAGCTGGAGTCTAGGGAGGAGGCACAACCCGAGGACCAACCTGAGACAAAACCTCAGGAAGACAATGTGCAAGTGTCCAGGCACTCAGAGACCCTGGGCCTCAGCAGCGAAGTGAACAGGGATACAGAGGAAGGGCACCCCCAACAGCCTCAGGAGACACATACTTAG
- the Tssk2 gene encoding testis-specific serine/threonine-protein kinase 2: protein MDDAAVLRKKGYIVGINLGKGSYAKVKSAYSERLKFNVAVKIIDRKKTPTDFVERFLPREMDILATVNHRSIIKTYEIFETSDGRIYIVMELGVQGDLLEFIKCRGALHEDVARKMFRQLSSAVKYCHDLDVVHRDLKCENLLLDKDFNIKLSDFGFSKRCLRDGSGRIVLSKTFCGSAAYAAPEVLQGIPYQPKVYDIWSLGVILYIMVCGSMPYDDSDIKKMLRIQKEHRVDFPRSKNLTGECKDLIYRILQPDVNRRLHIDEILSHSWLQLPKPKAMSSASFKREGEGKYRAECKLDSRPGSRPEHRPDHKLGAKPQHRAPVAPENEERMEERLAETSRAKDHHVSGAEVGKASN from the coding sequence ATGGACGATGCCGCGGTCCTAAGGAAGAAGGGTTACATCGTGGGGATCAATCTGGGTAAGGGCTCCTACGCCAAAGTCAAGTCTGCCTACTCTGAGCGCCTCAAGTTCAATGTGGCAGTGAAGATCATAGACCGCAAGAAAACACCCACTGACTTTGTGGAGAGATTCCTTCCTAGGGAGATGGACATCCTGGCGACTGTCAACCACCGCTCCATCATTAAGACCTATGAGATCTTTGAGACCTCAGATGGACGCATCTACATTGTCATGGAGTTGGGCGTCCAGGGCGACCTCCTCGAGTTTATCAAGTGCCGAGGAGCCCTGCATGAGGACGTGGCACGCAAGATGTTCCGCCAGCTCTCCTCAGCCGTCAAATACTGCCACGATCTGGATGTCGTCCACCGAGACCTCAAGTGCGAGAACCTTCTGCTCGACAAGGACTTCAACATCAAGCTGTCTGACTTCGGCTTCTCCAAGCGCTGCCTGCGGGACGGGAGCGGGCGCATCGTCCTCAGCAAAACCTTCTGTGGGTCAGCGGCTTACGCGGCCCCCGAGGTGCTGCAGGGCATCCCCTACCAGCCCAAGGTGTATGACATCTGGAGCTTGGGCGTGATCCTCTACATCATGGTCTGTGGCTCCATGCCCTACGATGACTCTGACATCAAAAAGATGCTGCGCATCCAGAAGGAGCACAGAGTGGACTTCCCACGCTCCAAGAACCTGACTGGTGAGTGCAAGGACCTCATCTACCGCATCCTACAGCCAGATGTCAACCGGCGGCTGCACATTGATGAGATCCTCAGCCATTCGTGGCTACAGCTCCCCAAGCCCAAAGCCATGTCGTCTGCCTCCTtcaagagggagggggagggcaagtATCGAGCTGAGTGCAAGTTGGATTCTCGACCGGGCTCAAGACCTGAACACCGGCCTGACCACAAGCTTGGGGCCAAACCCCAGCACCGGGCGCCAGTGGCACCCGAGAatgaagaaaggatggaggagaggCTGGCTGAGACTTCCAGAGCTAAAGACCACCACGTCTCTGGAGCTGAGGTGGGGAAAGCAAGTAACTAG